A genomic region of Coriobacteriaceae bacterium contains the following coding sequences:
- the rpsC gene encoding 30S ribosomal protein S3, whose amino-acid sequence MGQKVKPTGFRLGITEDWRSRWYAGNDYAATLENDLKLRKYVEKKLSNAALSRVEIERAGDKIKVIITTARPGIVIGKKGAEVDVLRKELEKISGGHVSVEVIEVKRPELDANLIAQSIAEQLEGRVAFRRAMRKAVQSARKSGAQGIRIQCSGRLGGAEMSRREWYREGRVPLHTLRAMIDYGFATAHTTMGSCGIKVWVYYGEVLPGQDKKNPALEGTSAQRRGRGRRGERRDR is encoded by the coding sequence ATGGGTCAGAAAGTTAAGCCGACAGGCTTCCGCCTCGGCATCACCGAGGATTGGCGCAGCCGCTGGTATGCAGGTAACGACTACGCCGCCACGCTCGAGAACGATCTCAAGCTGCGCAAGTACGTCGAGAAGAAGCTCAGCAATGCCGCCCTTTCTCGCGTGGAGATCGAGCGAGCTGGCGACAAGATCAAGGTCATCATCACGACCGCCCGTCCTGGCATCGTCATCGGCAAGAAGGGCGCCGAGGTTGACGTGCTCCGCAAGGAGCTCGAGAAGATCTCCGGTGGCCATGTGAGCGTTGAGGTCATCGAGGTCAAGCGCCCCGAGCTCGACGCCAATCTCATCGCGCAGTCCATCGCGGAGCAGCTCGAGGGCCGCGTTGCGTTCCGTCGTGCCATGCGCAAGGCCGTGCAGTCCGCGCGCAAGTCGGGTGCTCAGGGCATCCGTATCCAGTGCTCCGGTCGCCTCGGTGGCGCCGAGATGAGCCGTCGCGAGTGGTACCGCGAGGGTCGCGTGCCCCTGCACACCCTGCGCGCAATGATCGATTACGGCTTTGCCACCGCCCATACCACGATGGGTTCCTGCGGTATCAAGGTCTGGGTCTACTACGGCGAGGTCCTTCCCGGCCAGGACAAGAAGAATCCTGCGCTCGAGGGCACGTCCGCCCAGCGTCGCGGCCGTGGCCGTCGTGGCGAGAGGAGGGATCGCTAA
- the rpmC gene encoding 50S ribosomal protein L29, whose translation MKPAEIRELTTDDLNDKLTEARTELFNLRFQMATSQLDNTARVKVVKKDIARICTELRAREIRAAAEATA comes from the coding sequence ATGAAGCCTGCAGAGATTCGCGAGCTCACTACCGACGACCTCAACGACAAGCTGACCGAGGCGCGCACCGAGCTCTTTAACCTGCGCTTCCAGATGGCCACGAGCCAGCTGGACAACACCGCGCGCGTGAAGGTCGTCAAGAAGGACATTGCCCGTATTTGCACCGAGCTGCGTGCACGCGAGATTCGCGCTGCAGCCGAAGCGACCGCTTAA